A window of Aequoribacter fuscus genomic DNA:
AAATCGAACTCGACTAGGTTGTTCTCTGTGATTTCTCGCACACGAACAAAACGCGGCAAGGTATCTGCGACGCTACGGCCGTCTGCGGCCTTGGCTCCCTGGATAACTTCGAATCCTTTACTCGTGCTCATAAGTTCGTGCTCTTTGCTTTTCACTTTTATGCTCCGCTTGGCTTGTTGAGCGTTTGGCGGCGGTTGCTTGAAAGGTTTGCAAGCGCTGTGCCAAAACCATTCGTCTTGATCGATTTTAAGAGAAGTATTGTAAAATCAATTACTTATTATTTTTTGTTATTGTCTCCGGGTGGCGTGTTGCTCAATTTTAGATTTAATCATTTGGTAAAAAAAATCAGCTCTTTCCTCGCGGAAGGCGCCGTTTTGAGCATTTACTTAATTGTTTAGTTCGTTCCCGCGGTCTCATCTTTGTGCCCTGTATCCCCATATTTAAAGGCTTGTGGATTATTTGATGCGGCCTGATTGAATAGTCTTACGTTAGTTTGTTGATTCGGTGAGTGCGCTAGGAGTGCCGTTGGAATAGTAGTGGCAGAAAGTTCACCATTTGGTGAAAAAAGCAAGGCATGTGAGTCGCGGTAGGATTCAATCTAAATCTAGAAAAATTAATTTTTTCAATAAAAACAGTGGTTTAAAAAAATAAACCACATGGTGGCACTATTATTGCTTTGTACCTGCTCAAAGCAGACAGTACAAAAACATAACCAGTACTAACAAAAATAACCCAGAGGGGGGGAATTGTGGTTAGATACCTTGAGCGCTCTACAGTCGAGAGCCAGCGTCGCCGTGCGCCTGCTGCGGCCTTCAAACACATTCTGTCGATTGGGGTTGTCGCTTCGATCCTTGCAGGGTGCGAAGCGAACTTAAATATGACGGGGATTGATGCCACGCTTGAGCAGCCAATTCGACGAACAGATCAGTTCTTAGCGCTTGAGAGAACCCCCGGCGGAGGTGTCCTTGCTTTTGCCGATGATGGCGTTGTCGTTCAAGGTCAACTATCGCCGGAAGGTATCACATGGACTCGAACAACGCTCGACGCTGAGCGTGCTCCTACATTTACCGATAGCGCTGCCTGTGCCGATGGTTCAGTCGTTGGTTTGAGTTTTTACAACGAGGTCTGGTGGTTCGCGGATAACGAGTGGCGAGTAACACCTATCGACACCTTTGAGCAGCTTGAGTCGGTTGATTGTCGAGCAGACAACGAAGTTTGGGCTGCGGGTTCTTTTTCAAGTTTTTACCGAACTCAAGATCAGGGGGAAACCTGGGAAGACTTGAGTATTGGTGAAGATGCAACGATTACCAATCTTCAGTTTGTTGACGATGAATTTGGTTACGCCGTAGGCGAGTTTGGGATGGTGTTTCAAACAGCCGATGGCGGTGAGCAGTGGTCTGTAATCGAGCCCGTTGCGGATGAGTTTTACCCTTTGTCTTTACATTTTTCAGATCGTGAACGCGGCTGGGTTGGCGGTGTTCTCGGAATCATCTTTGCTACCGAAGACGGTGGCGCGACTTGGGTACAGCAAGAGTCCGAGGGACACGCCGCAGTGTACGGCTTTATTGATAGCGAGCAGGGTCTCTTTGCCTTTGGTGATCAAGGTAGCCTGCTCAAGCTTGAGGGTCAAACTTGGCGGTCTCAGGCAGCGCCCCCGATTCCTATTCACTACAAGGCCGGTCTGGCTCTCGAGTCGGGTGAGGCGCTTCTAGTGGGCGGTTGGGGTTTAACCATGACCCTGCCGCTGGCCTCGTCAGAAGATAAAAATCCAATCGCCGAGGGGGGTGAGTAAGCATGTCCAAAGTAACGCATTTTTTCCACTCCATCGAGCTGGCGGTCTTTCGTCATCCGCGCACGCTTTTATCAGCGGTGCTGGTGGCGACTTTGTTTTTTGCGGCACAAATCCCTGCCCTCAAAATGTATTCCGATTTCGCTGATCTGTTGCCGCAATCGCACCCCTATATTCAGCTCCACAACGAAATCAAGGACAGCTTTGGTGGTGCCAACGTTATTGTGGTCGGTATCGAAGCCGAAGAGGGCACGGTATTCAGTAATGAAGCCCTGAAGTTAATCCATGAGCTTACACTGGCGGTTGACTCCCTGCCTGGAGTGAACCACGACCTTGTGAGCAGTTTGACTCATCGGACGGTGCGTAAAGTGTGGCTCACAGAAATGGGTAACATTGTCTCTGAGCCCTATTACGAGCCGCTCGACCCTTTACTGTCCGACGAGCAGCTAGCGAGTTTGAAGAAAGAGGTGGTCGCAAACCCTCAGGTTTATGGTCCGCTCGTATCGCCCGATATGAAAATGGCGCTAATCAAAGCCCAGCTGAACGAAGGTCAGCTTGACTACGAAGATACCTTTAATCAGTTGCAAGAACTGCGCGCCAGTTACGAAGGGCAGGGCTTTCAAATTTATGCGACTGGGCAGCCGGTTTTGGTTGGCTGGGCCTATCACTACAAAGATCAGATTTATCAAATTTTGGCCTTTACGGCACTGATCATGGTGTCTTTACTGGTGTGGCATTTTCGCTCGGCTTATGGGGTGCTTGTACCCTTAGCTGGCGTGCTTGTCTCGACCATTTGGGGCTTAGGTATTATCTCTCTGTTCGGGTATAACCTAGATCCCTTGGGTTTGGTGATTCCCTTCTTGATATCGGCTCGAGCCATGTCGCACGGGATTCAAATCGTCGAGCGATATTACGCCGAACTGAGTGAGCGCGATGTGGCCTCAGAGGCCGCACGAGCTACCTTTGAAAGCTTATTCCGCCCGGGCACCTTGGGGGTGGTTTCGGATGCGATCGGTCTTCTGCTTATTGCCGTTGGCTCGATTCCGCTCAACACCAAGCTCGCGCACTACGCCTCGTTGTGGGCGATGTGCATCATTATCACGGTTCTTATCAGCGTGCCGCTCTTGCTTTCGATTCTGCCGAAGCCCAAGCGAACCCAGTTGCATCAGAGTGCTCTGCGTGCCGTGGGAGGTGCGTCTGCATCGATCGTGAGCAGTTCACCCAAAGCGGTTATCGTGGCGCTTGCAATCGCCCTGTGCGTCGGCGGTGTCTTTTCGTCGCACGTGATGATCGGAGAGTCAGAGCCTGGTTCGCCTATTTTGTATCGCGATCACGATTACAACGTGTCGTCTAAGAAGGTGAATGACACCTTCCCGGGATCGGAAGAACTCTACATTGTGGCAGAGACTGTCGACAAAGAGGGTATGAAGCGCCCCGAGGTGCTGGCAGCGCTGGCAGACCTTGAAAAGCACATGTTGCTCGATCCTGAAGTGGGCGGTGCAAAGGGCTTGCCTGACCTCGTTAAGATGGTGAATCGCCTGCTGCACAACAATGATCCCAAGTGGCAGCAGATCCCCAAAGACAATCTGTATGTCGGTGGCTTGCTGTTCGCGTATATGGCCTCGAGCCCCATCCCCGGTGCGACTTTAGAGTTTGTCGATTCCGAGGAGCGCGTGGCGAACTTGGTGTTCTACTATAAAGACCACCAGGGCGAAACCATTCGTCGTGCGATTCATACCGCTAAGCAGTGGATTGCCGAGAACGAGGGCAAAGTTGAAGGGCTGAGTATTCGGCTAGCGGGCGGCACCATTGGTGTGACTGCGGCGATGAACGAAGCCGCTTTCGAAACCAACAAAACAGTCCTGCCGCTGGTGTTCTTGTTCATCTTCTTGTCGGTCATGGTCTTCTACGGATCGCTTCATGCGGGTCTTCTGATGTTCTTGGCCATGTTGTTTGCGACCACGCTGACCTACGCCTACATGGGGATCACCGAGGTGGGTATCAACATCAACACCGTGCCGATTATCGCCGTGGGGGTTGGAGTCGGGATCGATTACTCGATCTATATGATGGACCGCATAAGAGAGCAGCGGCTGAAGATGGGGTCTCTGACGGAGGCTGTTCGCAGCGCTTTGTCGACCACGGGTCTCGCCATCACCTTTACCGCGATGACGCTCATTGCGGGGATTGTCATGTGGATTTTCATGTCGGATTTACGTTTCCAGGCGGACGCAGCCTTGCTGCTGTCGGTCATGGTTATTTTGAACGCCATTGCAGCTTTGCTGCTGATACCTGCCTGGGTGTTGGTGTTCAAACCCAAGTTTGTTGACCAAGTCGAAGTAGACGAGGACGGCATTATTCACCAGAGGGGGTGAAGTTGAAATTCCGGCCAATGTGGCGCGTTCACAGCGGCCGGGTAAATAAGCAATAAAAACCAGGGAAAGAGGAGCAAATATATGCGCTCAAAATCTAAATTCCTCGCGCTTGCCGCTACGGTCGTAGCGACGAGTTTCGGGGCTAACTCCTTGCCGACGATCGCCGATGATACCGAATGGGCGGGTTTTGTTGAGCAGGTGACGCATACGCGTAAAGATATCGGGTTGACCAAGTTTCGAACGGGTGCTCAGCTTGAAGGGCTCAAGTTTGTTGGCGATGTGGGCCCATTCTCTAATGTCAGCGTGGGCGGCACGGTTCGTGTAACCTACGACGGCGTCTACAAGCTAAACGAAGACACCTATGGTGACAAAGCGGGCGGCAAAGCCTTTGTTAACTCACTCGGTCTTGCCAATTTAGGTGCACCGACAACCATCGAGGCAAACAGCCCCGGAATTGGACCTGCAGGCGGTCTTGCGGTGGGTAATTTTGCGGTAATCAACATTTTGGGACCTCGTGTTGAGGAAATCGTGGGCGCGCCTGCCGGTGCCGTTTCCGGTTTGCTTTTGAACAACACCTTTGTTGATAGCTACCCGAACAATCCCAACGAAGGCATGATCACATTGGGTGAGCATCTGCATCCGCATGGTGCCGGCGTCGCTTTTGGCGTACCTGTGAGACCCTGTGATACCGATAGCCGTGGTTGTTTGAACGATTACCTCGATTTCGACGGTAATGAGCTGGCTATGCCAGAGCTTTACAGCGATCGTGCTGATTGGCTGCGCGAGCTTTATGTAGACGCCACGTTGCTGCTAGAGGGCGACGATGAAATTAACTTCCGTCTCGGGCGTCAGCAGGTGATTTGGGGTCGAACCGACCTGTTCCGCGTGCTCGACATCATCAACCCGGTCGATTTCTCGCGACACAATATCTACGACGAGCTCGAAGACATTCGTATTCCCATGTGGATGCTGAAAACGGATTTCCGTTTTGGCCCAACGGGTGCGTTTGATGACCTCAACGCGCAGATTGTGTGGAACTTCGATGAGTTTCGCCCTAATAACCTTGGCCAGTGTGGCTCACCCTACGTGATTTTGGATGCCGGCTGTTTCCTTCGCGGCATGAAAAATCTGTGGGATAACGGCGGAACCGTTGCCAACTTTGCGCCATTTGATCCAGCGGATCCCTCCTTAGGTTTGTTGGCGACGAACTTTGGCCCAGAGGCCATTGGTATTCGCAAAATCCATATGCCTGAGTGGAGTCTGGATAACACACAGCTAGGCCTGAAAGTCGAGGGTGTATACGGAGATTTGGGCTGGTCGGTTAATGCCATGACTTACCGTTCGCAGCTTCCCTCATTGCGAGCGGGTGGTGTTCCGGTCGTTAATGCGTTTACCGGTGGCCCCGCGCAAACTTGGGATCATCTGATTGCGTTCGATGTTTATTTCCCACGCGTCAACATGGTCGGTGGTTCACTTGACTATTACTCACAAGAACTTGACACGGTAATTCGTGTCGAGGCGGCGTACTCGCAGGGTGAGGAGTTCGCTAATACGCTTGAGCCAGAGCTTTACTCAGAAAATGATGTGTTCCGCTTTGTTGTAGGTTTGGATAAGAACGTCTTTATCCGATCGATCAACCCAACGCGAGCCTTCTTGCTGTCGGCTCAGCTATTTGGTCAGCAGATTCAGGATCACGTAACTCAAAAAGCGACGCTGGGCACTGTTGGTATGCCTGATTGGGAGCAGAACTTCATTGCGACATTCCTGATTAAAGGCTGGTGGTTGAGCGACCGTTTGAGTCCAGAGCTCATCATGGCGCACGACTTCAAAGCCGGCGCGACGGTATTTGCTCCGAAAATTGACTGGTTGATCAACGACAACTGGCAATTGATTTTTGGTGCGAACATCAAAACCGGTGGTGGCGACGAGAAGTTCGATGATTGTCGTCTGTGTAACCCATGGGGACCCTTCACTACGTCTATTCCAGGTCTGCCAGAGCACGGCGCCGATGGCCTGATTTCAGGTTCAGCCGGTTTGACTGGGTTTGAGCCTCTGGGTCGTTTCCGTTCAGGCCCCCTCGGCATGGCTGAGAAAGAAGACGAAGTTCAGTTGACTATTCGTTACCGCTTCTAAACAAACGACGCGCAAACGGCTGGGTACAGCGTTTGCGCTACATAAAAATGAGGAATTTATTATGAAATTGACAACGATTCTATCGAGCGCCATCGCCGCAATGGTAGCCGGTTCAGCATTAGCTGCACCGACTCAAGAAGATGTTCAGCGTTCGTTCTATCCATACAAAAATGGCGTACCGAGCTTTAATGGTTTGTCGGAAGGTATGGTCATTAACCAAGGCAACGTAGCGCAGTTCGAAAGCATTCTTGACCCCGTGATGTTTGATCACATCAGCAAGGGATGGACTGAGATGCCCGTTACAGCGACGACCTCGTTTGATTTGCATCCCAACTACGTCAAGGCGACTGCAGATGGTCTGGGTAAAGTCAGCTTGGGCGAGGAAGTAGGGCAAATCAGTGGTTGGGTCGCAGGTCGCCCATTCGTAGAGGAACCGAGCAAAGACGATCCTCGCGCGGGGGAAAAACTCGCCTGGAACTACAAGTACGGCTATAACTGGGGAGACAACGCCGCGATTTACCCTTTCTACTGGAAGTACCGAGACATGGATTCGGGCAATATTGAGCGCACACTCAAGTTCAACTTCCACTTCTTGAACTTTAAAGGTCGTGTCAATCAGGATCCAAAACCCGAATTGATTCCGGGCGATGATAAATATCGTGCTATCTACGTGCAGGTGCTTGAGCCGTTTGATGTTAAAAACACGCAGCTTTTGATCCAGCGCTCGATCGATGATCGCAAAGCGGATAACAGCTACCTGTACCTAGGCTTCCAACGTCGTGTTCGTCGTCTAGCAACAGAACAGGTTACCGACGCCTTCCTTGGCTCGCAGCTCATGATCGAAGACTTTGAAGGCTACAACGGCCGTGTTTCAGACATGAACTGGACTTACTTGGGAACCCAAGATGTTATGTTGCCCTTCTTCAATCACGATGAAGTGGAGCTTGATCCCGAGACGCACCAAGACGATGAAGGTTATCAAGTCGTGGCCATGGGTGACAAAGGTGGATGCTACCCACAGGTGAATTGGCAGCTGCGCAAGGCCTATGTACTTGAGTCTTCTCCCGTAATGGAAGGGCACCCTGTGAGCAAACGCGTTCACTATATCGATGCTCAGACTTTCACGATTCCGCGCACCAATATTTACGATGCCGCAGGTAAGTTGTGGAAGACCTTCATCATCGGTCAGGCGAACCCCGAGCGTCACTTACCTGTGAACAAGGGTTCAGGTGTTTCGATCGACGATGGTGTGACCATGATCAACGTACAGCAAATGAAGTGCACCACGGCTCAGTTTAAAGGGCAGGTGGATAAAGAACTCAATCCTGAGTCGCTCTTCACTGTGCAGAACATGCGTGTGAAAGGCCGCTAGGTCTTCTCTGGGTGCCGAGGCTGGCTCGGCACCCGTCTTTTTATTGGAGTTGTTATGACTGGCCTATATCGCCACTTTATTAACGGGGAATTTGTTGAAAGCGAGGAGCGTTTTCCAAAATACAGTCCCCTGAACAATGCTCATATCGCCGACATATGCGAAGCATCCAAAGCGGATGTCGATGCCGCCGTTAAGGCAGCGAAAGCCGCTATGAAGGGCCCTTGGGGGCGAATGACCGTAGAGCAGCGCGTTGCTAAGCTGTATGCCGTTGCTGATGAAATTACGCGCCGTTTCGATGAGTTTGTGGCCGCTGAGATGCAAGATACTGGGCAGACTAAACACGTAATGGAGCACGTATTCATTCCTAGAGGTGCAGCTAACTTTAAGATTTTTGCGGACGTCATAAAAAACGTGCCGACAGAAACCTTTGAGATGGCGACACCCGATGGACGCGGCGCCATTAACAGCGCAATTCGAATTCCCAAGGGGGTAATTGCTGTAGTTTGCCCCTGGAATGCGCCATTTTTATTAATGACCTGGAAGGTTGGGCCAGCGTTGGCTTGCGGTAACGCAGTGGTTGTAAAGCCCTCTGAGGAAACCCCCGCAACGGCGACGCTGTTGGCTGAGGTGATGCGAGACGTCGGTATTCCCGATGGCGTGTACAACGTAGTACACGGGTTGGGGCCAAACTCGACCGGTGAGTTTTTGACATCACATAAAGACGTGGACGCGATTACTTTTACCGGCGAAACCCAAACCGGTGCCGCGATTATGGCCGCAGCTGCGAAGGGTATTCGCGATGTGTCGTTCGAACTGGGCGGAAAAAATGCCGGCATCGTATTTGCGGATTGTGACTTTGACAAAGCGATCGAAGGCATCACCCGCAGCGCGTTCTTGAACACGGGGCAAGTGTGTTTGGGCACGGAACGAGTCTATGTGGAGCGCCCCATTTTTGATCGTTTTGTGGCTGCGCTTAAAGACAAAGCAGAGGCCTTTGTGCCCGGCAATCCGGCTCTCGATAGTACGACGTATGGCCCACTGATCAGCAAAGAGCATCAGTCGAAGGTGCTGTCTTACTATCAAAAAGCGGCCGATGAGGGCGCCACGATCGTGACCGGTGGTGGCGTACCTGATATGCCAGCAGAGCTTGCAAGCGGTGCGTGGGTTCAACCGACTATCTGGACTGATCTGCCTGAGACCGCATCGGTGGTGCAAGATGAGATCTTTGGGCCCTGCTGTCACATACGCCCCTTCGATACCGAAGAAGAGGTGATCGAACTGGCTAACGCAACCGACTACGGCCTTTCAACCACGATCTGGACTAATGACATCGGGCGAGCACATCGCGTCGCCGGCTCGGTTGAAGTGGGTATTACCTGGGTAAATTCGTGGTTTTTACGAGATTTGCGAACGCCCTTTGGAGGCTCGAAGCGATCCGGTATCGGGCGCGAAGGTGGTGTTCATTCTTTGGAGTTCTACACCGAGCTCCGCAATGTATGTATCAAACTGTAACGTCGGCTAGTCAGCCGAATACGAAGTAAGAGGAGCCTTTTTGTGGCAAATAAAGTGAAATGTGCCCTGATTGGATCGGGGAATATTGGTACCGATTTGATCTACAAGATTCAGCGTAGTGAGTTCTTGGAGCCCGTTTGGATGGTGGGTATTGATCCAGAATCTGAGGGGCTTGCCCGAGCGCGAGATATGGGTCTGAAGACCACGGCGGAAGGTGTTGACGGCCTGCTGCCCCACGTTAAAGCAGATGGAATTCAGATCGCTTTTGACGCAACTTCGGCTTACGTGCACGCCGAAAATTCGCGCAAGTTGAACGAGCTAGGCGTATTCATGGTTGACCTGACACCGGCTGCAATTGGGCCTTTGTGCGTACCTCCGGTGAATTTGAACGAGCTCGAAAACACCATGAACGTGAATATGATTTCGTGTGCGGGCCAGGCGACGATCCCGATCGTGCACGGTGTTAGCCGTGTTCAATCTGTTGAATACGCCGAGATCATTGCCAGTCTCGCTTCGAAGTCGATCGGCCCCGGTACTCGAGCGAATTTGGATGAATTCACTTACACGACTTCAAACGCGGTTTGCAAAGTGGGTGGGGCGCGCAGAGGTAAAGCGCTTTGCATCATCAATCCGGCGGATCCTCCGATGATTATGCGCAATACCATCTACTGTTTAACCGATGATGAGCCAGATCAAGAAGCGATCACGAAGTCCTTGATGGACATGATCGAGCAAGTACAGCGCTATGTGCCTGGGTACAAGCTGGTGAACGGCCCCGTTTTCGAAGGCAATAAAGTGGGTGTGTTTATGGAGGTCGCTGGCCTCGGTGATTATTTACCAACTTATGCCGGTAACTTAGACATCATGACGGCGGCAGCCTGCCGAACGGCAGAAATGTACGCAGAGAAAATTTTGAAAGGTGAGTTTGTGTTAGAGGGGGCCGCCTAATGAGTAATGAAGTAGTGCGTGACGTTATTGTCCACGACATGTGCTTACGCGATGGTATGCACGCTAAGAAAGAACAGATTTCCACCGAGCAAATGCGTACGGTTGCCGCTGCGCTTGATAAGGCGGGTGTGCCAATTATTCAGGTATCGCATGGCGCGGGTTTAGGGGGTAATTCACTGCAGCATGGCTTTGCACCGCACGCGAACGAAGAGTACTGGGATGCTGTGGCGCCCGTGTTGACGCGCGCGAAAATGTCAGTCTTGTTGATACCCGGTTTGGGCACCATGAACGAACTTCGCTCCGCATATGAGCACGGTGTGCGGGCGGTACATGTCGCTACCCATTGCACAGAAGCCGATACTTCGCCACAGCACATCGCCTGTGCTCGAGAGTTGGGTATGGATACAGCGGGCTTTTTGATGATGGCCCACTTGAACACCACCGCGGGCTTGGTCGAAGAAGCCAAAAAGATGGAGTCTTACGGTGCTCAGACCGTTTATGTGACGGATTCCGCCGGTTATATGATTCCTGAAAACGTGGTTGAGATTGTGACCGCGCTTCGCAATGAATTAAAACCAGAAACCGAAATTGGCTTCCACGGCCACAATAACCTAGGTATGGGGACAGTGAACTCAATCGAGGCGGTTCGGGCTGGTGCTACGCGCATTGACGCATCCGTTGCCGGCTTGGGTGCGGGCGCGGGTAACACCCCTCTCGAGGGCTTTGTTGCAGTATGTGAGCGGGTTGGCATCAAGACGGGCTGTGATCTTTTTGCCTTGATGGATATGGCCGAAGACATCATCTTCCCGATGATGGACCACATCGTACGTGTCGATCGATCGTCACTCACGCTGGGTTTTGCGGGCGTCTACTCTACCTTCTTACTTCACGCGAATCGCTTGGGCGAGAAATATGGTATTCCGCCGCGCGACATTCTGATGGAGCTAGGCCGTAAGAAGATGATCGGTGGTCAAGAGGACATGATTGAAGATACTGCTTTAACCATGCTGAAGGAACGCCAAGCGATTCAGGCTGGAGCTTAAGGGCTATGGCGTCTATTGAAACTATAGTGATCGTAGGCGCCAGTGGCGAAATGGGGCGAGCTT
This region includes:
- a CDS encoding WD40/YVTN/BNR-like repeat-containing protein — protein: MVRYLERSTVESQRRRAPAAAFKHILSIGVVASILAGCEANLNMTGIDATLEQPIRRTDQFLALERTPGGGVLAFADDGVVVQGQLSPEGITWTRTTLDAERAPTFTDSAACADGSVVGLSFYNEVWWFADNEWRVTPIDTFEQLESVDCRADNEVWAAGSFSSFYRTQDQGETWEDLSIGEDATITNLQFVDDEFGYAVGEFGMVFQTADGGEQWSVIEPVADEFYPLSLHFSDRERGWVGGVLGIIFATEDGGATWVQQESEGHAAVYGFIDSEQGLFAFGDQGSLLKLEGQTWRSQAAPPIPIHYKAGLALESGEALLVGGWGLTMTLPLASSEDKNPIAEGGE
- a CDS encoding efflux RND transporter permease subunit; this encodes MSKVTHFFHSIELAVFRHPRTLLSAVLVATLFFAAQIPALKMYSDFADLLPQSHPYIQLHNEIKDSFGGANVIVVGIEAEEGTVFSNEALKLIHELTLAVDSLPGVNHDLVSSLTHRTVRKVWLTEMGNIVSEPYYEPLDPLLSDEQLASLKKEVVANPQVYGPLVSPDMKMALIKAQLNEGQLDYEDTFNQLQELRASYEGQGFQIYATGQPVLVGWAYHYKDQIYQILAFTALIMVSLLVWHFRSAYGVLVPLAGVLVSTIWGLGIISLFGYNLDPLGLVIPFLISARAMSHGIQIVERYYAELSERDVASEAARATFESLFRPGTLGVVSDAIGLLLIAVGSIPLNTKLAHYASLWAMCIIITVLISVPLLLSILPKPKRTQLHQSALRAVGGASASIVSSSPKAVIVALAIALCVGGVFSSHVMIGESEPGSPILYRDHDYNVSSKKVNDTFPGSEELYIVAETVDKEGMKRPEVLAALADLEKHMLLDPEVGGAKGLPDLVKMVNRLLHNNDPKWQQIPKDNLYVGGLLFAYMASSPIPGATLEFVDSEERVANLVFYYKDHQGETIRRAIHTAKQWIAENEGKVEGLSIRLAGGTIGVTAAMNEAAFETNKTVLPLVFLFIFLSVMVFYGSLHAGLLMFLAMLFATTLTYAYMGITEVGININTVPIIAVGVGVGIDYSIYMMDRIREQRLKMGSLTEAVRSALSTTGLAITFTAMTLIAGIVMWIFMSDLRFQADAALLLSVMVILNAIAALLLIPAWVLVFKPKFVDQVEVDEDGIIHQRG
- a CDS encoding DUF1302 family protein, whose product is MRSKSKFLALAATVVATSFGANSLPTIADDTEWAGFVEQVTHTRKDIGLTKFRTGAQLEGLKFVGDVGPFSNVSVGGTVRVTYDGVYKLNEDTYGDKAGGKAFVNSLGLANLGAPTTIEANSPGIGPAGGLAVGNFAVINILGPRVEEIVGAPAGAVSGLLLNNTFVDSYPNNPNEGMITLGEHLHPHGAGVAFGVPVRPCDTDSRGCLNDYLDFDGNELAMPELYSDRADWLRELYVDATLLLEGDDEINFRLGRQQVIWGRTDLFRVLDIINPVDFSRHNIYDELEDIRIPMWMLKTDFRFGPTGAFDDLNAQIVWNFDEFRPNNLGQCGSPYVILDAGCFLRGMKNLWDNGGTVANFAPFDPADPSLGLLATNFGPEAIGIRKIHMPEWSLDNTQLGLKVEGVYGDLGWSVNAMTYRSQLPSLRAGGVPVVNAFTGGPAQTWDHLIAFDVYFPRVNMVGGSLDYYSQELDTVIRVEAAYSQGEEFANTLEPELYSENDVFRFVVGLDKNVFIRSINPTRAFLLSAQLFGQQIQDHVTQKATLGTVGMPDWEQNFIATFLIKGWWLSDRLSPELIMAHDFKAGATVFAPKIDWLINDNWQLIFGANIKTGGGDEKFDDCRLCNPWGPFTTSIPGLPEHGADGLISGSAGLTGFEPLGRFRSGPLGMAEKEDEVQLTIRYRF
- a CDS encoding DUF1329 domain-containing protein → MKLTTILSSAIAAMVAGSALAAPTQEDVQRSFYPYKNGVPSFNGLSEGMVINQGNVAQFESILDPVMFDHISKGWTEMPVTATTSFDLHPNYVKATADGLGKVSLGEEVGQISGWVAGRPFVEEPSKDDPRAGEKLAWNYKYGYNWGDNAAIYPFYWKYRDMDSGNIERTLKFNFHFLNFKGRVNQDPKPELIPGDDKYRAIYVQVLEPFDVKNTQLLIQRSIDDRKADNSYLYLGFQRRVRRLATEQVTDAFLGSQLMIEDFEGYNGRVSDMNWTYLGTQDVMLPFFNHDEVELDPETHQDDEGYQVVAMGDKGGCYPQVNWQLRKAYVLESSPVMEGHPVSKRVHYIDAQTFTIPRTNIYDAAGKLWKTFIIGQANPERHLPVNKGSGVSIDDGVTMINVQQMKCTTAQFKGQVDKELNPESLFTVQNMRVKGR
- a CDS encoding 2-hydroxymuconic semialdehyde dehydrogenase, whose amino-acid sequence is MTGLYRHFINGEFVESEERFPKYSPLNNAHIADICEASKADVDAAVKAAKAAMKGPWGRMTVEQRVAKLYAVADEITRRFDEFVAAEMQDTGQTKHVMEHVFIPRGAANFKIFADVIKNVPTETFEMATPDGRGAINSAIRIPKGVIAVVCPWNAPFLLMTWKVGPALACGNAVVVKPSEETPATATLLAEVMRDVGIPDGVYNVVHGLGPNSTGEFLTSHKDVDAITFTGETQTGAAIMAAAAKGIRDVSFELGGKNAGIVFADCDFDKAIEGITRSAFLNTGQVCLGTERVYVERPIFDRFVAALKDKAEAFVPGNPALDSTTYGPLISKEHQSKVLSYYQKAADEGATIVTGGGVPDMPAELASGAWVQPTIWTDLPETASVVQDEIFGPCCHIRPFDTEEEVIELANATDYGLSTTIWTNDIGRAHRVAGSVEVGITWVNSWFLRDLRTPFGGSKRSGIGREGGVHSLEFYTELRNVCIKL
- a CDS encoding acetaldehyde dehydrogenase (acetylating), translating into MANKVKCALIGSGNIGTDLIYKIQRSEFLEPVWMVGIDPESEGLARARDMGLKTTAEGVDGLLPHVKADGIQIAFDATSAYVHAENSRKLNELGVFMVDLTPAAIGPLCVPPVNLNELENTMNVNMISCAGQATIPIVHGVSRVQSVEYAEIIASLASKSIGPGTRANLDEFTYTTSNAVCKVGGARRGKALCIINPADPPMIMRNTIYCLTDDEPDQEAITKSLMDMIEQVQRYVPGYKLVNGPVFEGNKVGVFMEVAGLGDYLPTYAGNLDIMTAAACRTAEMYAEKILKGEFVLEGAA
- the dmpG gene encoding 4-hydroxy-2-oxovalerate aldolase; amino-acid sequence: MSNEVVRDVIVHDMCLRDGMHAKKEQISTEQMRTVAAALDKAGVPIIQVSHGAGLGGNSLQHGFAPHANEEYWDAVAPVLTRAKMSVLLIPGLGTMNELRSAYEHGVRAVHVATHCTEADTSPQHIACARELGMDTAGFLMMAHLNTTAGLVEEAKKMESYGAQTVYVTDSAGYMIPENVVEIVTALRNELKPETEIGFHGHNNLGMGTVNSIEAVRAGATRIDASVAGLGAGAGNTPLEGFVAVCERVGIKTGCDLFALMDMAEDIIFPMMDHIVRVDRSSLTLGFAGVYSTFLLHANRLGEKYGIPPRDILMELGRKKMIGGQEDMIEDTALTMLKERQAIQAGA